From the Jilunia laotingensis genome, the window TAATCAAATGCTAAGTTGTTATGCTTAGTCTTCCAATTTGGCAACGATGAAGTCGCGGTTCAGTCTGGCGATGTTGCTGATAGAAATGTTCTTCGGACATTCTGCTTCACAAGCACGAGTGTTTGTACAGTTACCGAATCCCAGTTCGTCCATTTTAGATAACATGGCTTTGGCACGGCGTGAAGCTTCCACTTTTCCTTGAGGAAGCAGATTCAACTGGCTTACTTTTGCTGAGACGAACAACATGGCAGAACCATTCTTGCAAGCAGCTACGCAAGCACCACAACCGATACAAGCAGCTGCGTCCATAGCCTCGTCAGCAATATCCTTGGAGATAAGGATAGCGTTGGCATCTTGAGGAGCGCCCGTGTTAACACTTACGTAACCACCGGATTGCATGATCTTATCGAATGCACCACGGTCTACCATCAAGTCACGGATAACCGGGAAAGCAGCTGAACGCCATGGTTCGACAGTGATTGTTTCTCCGTCATGGAAACGGCGCATGTAAATCTGGCATGTTGTTGCACCTGTTGCGGGTCCGTGAGGATGACCGTTGATGTAAAGTGAACACATACCGCAGATTCCCTCGCGGCAGTCGTGGTCGAATACAATAGGCTCGCCACCGTCATTAATAATCTGTTCGTTGAGGATATCCAGCATTTCAAGGAACGAAGTATCGCCCGGGATATCTTTCATTTGATGTGTCTCAAAAAAACCTTTTGCTTTAGGGCCTTTCTGACGCCATACCTTCAGTGTGAAACTTATATTTTTATCCATTTTTGTTTTCCTTTAATTGATTAACCGATTAAGATTTGTAGTTACGGGTCTGAACTTTTACAAATTGGTAGTTCAAATCTTCTTTGATCAATTCCGGTGCAGAGTTTTCACCAGTGTACTTCCAGCAAGCTACGTAAGAGAAGTTTTTATCATCACGCAATGCTTCTCCTTCCGGAGTCTGGTACTCTTCGCGGAAGTGTCCGCCGCAAGATTCTTCACGGTTCAGGGCATCACGAGCCATCAGCATACCGATTTCGATGAAGTCTGTCAACCGAAGTGCTTTTTCAAGTTCTACGTTGAGTTCGTTTACTTCACCTGGGATACGTACGTTAGTCCAGAAGTCTTTTTTCACTTCCTGGATGCCGTCCAATGCTTTCTGCAAAGATTCTTTTGTACGAGCCATACCTACGAAGTCCCACATGATATGTCCGAGTTTCTTGTGGATGGAATCAACAGAATGTTTACCGTTAACTGCTTTGATCTTCTTGATCTTATCTTTAACTTCTTTCTCGGCTGCAGCAAATTCCGGCAGGTCGGTAGAGAAGCGAGGAACCTGAATCTGGTCAGCGAGGTAGTTCTGGATAGTGTATGGCAATACGAAATATCCGTCAGCCAAACCTTGCATCAATGCAGAAGCACCCAGACGGTTAGCACCGTGGTCGGAGAAGTTACATTCACCGATTGCGAACAGACCCGGAATAGAGGTCATCAATTCGTAGTCAACCCAGATACCACCCATTGTATAATGGATAGCCGGGAATATCATCATCGGAGTTTTATACGGATTCTCGTCAGTGATTTCTTCGTACATGTCGAAGAGGTTACCGTAACGAGCGCGAACTACGTCTTCACCCAAGCGGTTGATAGCATATTTGAAGTCGAGGAATACGGCCAGACCGGTATTGTTCACACCGAAACCGGCATCGCAACGTTCTTTGGCTGCACGTGATGCTACGTCACGTGGTACAAGGTTACCGAATGCGGGGTAACGGCGTTCTAGGTAGAAGTCGCGGTCTTCGTCGGGGATATCGTTCGGTTTCTTTGTTCCGGCCTGCAATGCTTTTGCATCTTCAATCTTTTTCGGAACCCAGATACGGCCATCATTACGCAGTGACTCGGACATCAATGTCAGTTTGGACTGCTTGTCACCATGGACAGGAATACAAGTCGGGTGGATTTGTGCAAAGGCAGGATTAGCAATATAAGCGCCTTTCTTGTAACATTGGATGGCAACGGAACCGTTGGAAGCCATTGCGTTAGTAGACAAGAAGAATGCGTTTCCATATCCTCCGGTGCCGATAACTACAGCGTGTGCTGCGAAGCGTTCGATTTCTCCGGTTACGAGGTTACGGGCGATGATACCACGGGCACGTCCGTCGATTATAACGAGGTCGAGCATTTCGTAACGGGTGAAAAGTTTAACAGTACCTTGTTGTACCTGACGGCTCAATGCGGAATAAGCGCCCAGCAATAACTGCTGTCCGGTTTGTCCGCGGGCATAGAATGTACGTGATACCTGTGCGCCACCGAATGAACGGTTGTCAAGTGTACCACCGTATTCGCGTGCGAAAGGAACACCTTGCGCAACACATTGGTCGATGATGGCGTTGGCAACTTCTGCCAAACGATAAACGTTGGCTTCACGTGCGCGGTAATCACCACCTTTGATTGTATCGTAGAAAAGACGGTATACTGAGTCACCGTCGTTTTGATAATTCTTAGCAGCGTTGATACCACCCTGTGCTGCGATAGAGTGCGCGCGACGGGGAGAATCTTGGATACAGAAGTTGAACACTCTGAATCCCATTTCACCTAGAGAAGCGGCAGCAGATGCGCCGGCAAGTCCGGTACCTACCACGATGATGTCAAGACGACGTTTGTTGGCAGGATTAACAAGTTTTTGGTGAGCTTTATAGTTACTCCATTTTTCGGCTAACTGGCCTTCAGGAATTTTAGAATCTATTTGAGTCATAATGCTATTTACTTTAATGTCAGTTACAATTTAAAAAATTAGCAAGCGCCGCAAGCCAACGATTTAACGAAGAATACGACTACTACCAGGGCGAAGCAGATGACAATGATCGTTGAATAAATGTTGGAAATGCATTTCCAGCGATTGATCCAAATCTTGTTGTTCCAGCCCAATGACTGCATAGAACTCCAGAAACCATGAGTAAGGTGGAACCAAAGAGCGGCAAGCCAGATGAGGTAAAGCACTACGTATACAGGATTAGAGAAGGTGTTGAAAATGTGATAAACACCGTCAGCAGCATAAGTTACATCGGCTGTTACACAACCCATGTTGTGCATCAATTCCGGTAACTGCATTTTAGCCCAGAAGTTGAACAGGTGAAGTCCAAGACCCAAGATCACGATGATACCCAGAACGAGCATGTTTTGTGAAGCCCACTCTACGGTTTTGGGCTTTTCTACTACGGCATAACGTTCGCTACCGCGTGCTGCACGATTCTGTATCGTCAGCCAAAAGGCGTAGATAATGTGAATCACGAAGAGGGCAGCCAGTCCTAAAGTAGCCACCAACGCATACCAGTTTGCTCCCAGGAACTCACAAACCATATTGTAACCATCAGCCGAGATGATTGCAACTAAGTTCATCGCCATGTGAAACGTTAGAAACAGGACAAGGGCGATACCTGTAACGCTCATCACCACTTTCCTTCCTACAGATGAATTACTTAACCACATAAATGATTGAATTTAAATTATTTAATTGTTAGAACTATAATTTCATTTTCACGTGTCTATGTCTCTTCGTGCAAAAGTACGTGAAATACATTGATTAACCAAAGGTATTAAAGAAATTATTCCTTAATTGGACAACAGTGTAATCCAAGTATATTATTTTTTACCATTCTCCTTTCCTTGAGTTACCCGCATTCTCAAGGCACGTGGGGTGTCACCGAAAGAGGCTTTGCAGAAATGTGCAAAATGTGACAAAGAATCAAAACCGTAACGTGTACTGATTTCTGTGATTCGTTGTTTGGTATGTTGTAAATCGTCAAGAATTCCTTCTCGTTTCTTGTCGAGTATCCATTCGTATACGGGAACGTTATACATATTCTTAAACAGACGGCGGAAAGTTGTTACGCTATATCCACCAAGGTGTGCGAATTCTTCCACGTTCTTGACTTTACTATAATTCTGCATGATAAAATATTGAAAGCTTTCCGTATAGCTTTTGATAGGGAAGAAAAAGTTATTTAGCTGTGGTAGCGGATAATAGGAAAATAACAGGAAAATGAGTTCCTGTGTTTTTAGTCTGATGTAAGGTTCGCAAGAAGGCCCTTCAGTAAGATATTCGCCCAAATCGGCCATGAAATTATTGAGACGGTAATTCATAATCATAGGGGAATAAGTCAAAGGCGCTTCAGTGATATCCAGTATTTCCTGATACCGGCTTTCGCATATCTGAGGAAGTTCATTGAACCAATAAACTATGTATTCTACATCTGTCAGGGCCAGCAACTCGAGTTTGGAACCGATTGCCTGAAGTATAAATTGCCGGTCATGAAGAGTCGTACCAGGATATTCCTGGCTATTGATTAGTAACTCCCCTTTAATCATGAATAGCATGCAGTTTGATATACACTTGTCTGCGGGAAAGTGCTGTCCTTTGGGAAACTTCCTGTAGGTTAGTATATCACCGGCCGTCTTGGGGCATTGTGAGCAGTCGGTAAATCTTTTACAGTAACTGTTCCTTATCATAGATAAATCAAGATCGTATTAATTGTCAGGGAACAAAGATATTATTTTTTTGTGAATATTCAATTATTTTGCTCTATCTTTGCTCGTCTTAGTAATTAAACAGCAGGATGAAGAAATTTATTATTATCTGTGTCTCAATGATATATGTGATCGGGGCTCAAGCACAAAATTGGGATATCAACACGTTGCATAAAATCAATAGTCTGGATGGGAAATTTGTACGTAATTATAGTAAGGTATTTTCTCGTTCGGCACCCTATATTTCGGTAGGTATCCCGGTGGCTATGGCTATTTACGCAGGGATTGACAAAGATAAGAAATTGTTGCAAGATGCTATTTATATAGGTACGAGTGTTGCCGAAGCTGTGGTATTGACTTATGGTGTCAAGCATTTGGTAGACCGGGAACGTCCTTATGATCGTTATCCCGACCGCGTGCATCCTTATAGTACGGAGAGCAGCCCGTCTTTTCCATCGAGCCATACGGCAGCGGCTTTTTCACTGGCTACTTCGTTGAGCATAAAATATCCAAAGTGGTATGTGATTGCACCATCGGCTTTTTGGGCATGTTCAGTCGGCTTCTCGAGGATGAATGAGGGAGTGCATTATCCTTCGGATGTGTTCGCCGGTGCTGTGATCGGTGCTGGTTGTGCCGTGGTGAATGTATATGTGAACCGGTGGTTGAACGGCTGGTTATTCGGAGAGAAAAAGAAAACTGTTATAGCTTATTGATTGATCGCTTTTGAGTTTTACAGGATATAAAAACCGAAGGGAAATCCAGTGATTAGCACAAATCGAATTTTACTTTAATTGTGTTATCCGCTTAATTTCCCTTCGGCTTTTAGGGGCTTTAGTGCTGTACTAATTTTGCTGTTTCAGTATCTGATCGTATTCGTCCGATTGTAATATTTCCAATGCCCGTTCCACACTCTTATTGGTCTTATTCATAATCTGGAAATATTCGTTCATATCCCAGATATCGCGGGCGATAAGTGCTTTTAGTTGCGTCTTTATCAATGGGAGTGCCCGGTCGTATTGCTCTTGGTTGAATTCTATCTTTTCTTTGTCAGCCATTTCACGCATTTGATTCAGCAATTCATCGTCTACTTCGAACTTCTCAACGAAGTTCTCGAATTTCTTGTATTTCTTAGTTAATTCTTGCCGATGATTTTCGATGTACTTCATGGTTAATTTGATGATAACTCCTTTGGCAACAAGATTACGATGATAATTCGTATACAAGGTTGTATCGATAGGGACAAAGTAATCCGGCATGATGCCACCACCGCCATAGATGGTGCGTCCTAATTTTTTAGTTTGGCATTTCAGGGAGTCAGGGAAATGGATACTGTCCGCGCTCATCAATTCACCGTGGTTAAAACGATTCATCAAGTCTTGATGATATTTCCTGATATTATCATCGTCTGATGAATTTTTATCCGACAGGCTCGTATCCGCTGTACTTACATAAGGCTTTTGGATGCAGCGTCCGGCAGGGGTATAATATCTTGCGACGGTCAAGCGAATCATAGATCCGTCCGGCAGATCGATGGGGCGTTGAACAAGGCCTTTTCCGAAAGA encodes:
- a CDS encoding succinate dehydrogenase/fumarate reductase iron-sulfur subunit — encoded protein: MDKNISFTLKVWRQKGPKAKGFFETHQMKDIPGDTSFLEMLDILNEQIINDGGEPIVFDHDCREGICGMCSLYINGHPHGPATGATTCQIYMRRFHDGETITVEPWRSAAFPVIRDLMVDRGAFDKIMQSGGYVSVNTGAPQDANAILISKDIADEAMDAAACIGCGACVAACKNGSAMLFVSAKVSQLNLLPQGKVEASRRAKAMLSKMDELGFGNCTNTRACEAECPKNISISNIARLNRDFIVAKLED
- a CDS encoding fumarate reductase/succinate dehydrogenase flavoprotein subunit; the encoded protein is MTQIDSKIPEGQLAEKWSNYKAHQKLVNPANKRRLDIIVVGTGLAGASAAASLGEMGFRVFNFCIQDSPRRAHSIAAQGGINAAKNYQNDGDSVYRLFYDTIKGGDYRAREANVYRLAEVANAIIDQCVAQGVPFAREYGGTLDNRSFGGAQVSRTFYARGQTGQQLLLGAYSALSRQVQQGTVKLFTRYEMLDLVIIDGRARGIIARNLVTGEIERFAAHAVVIGTGGYGNAFFLSTNAMASNGSVAIQCYKKGAYIANPAFAQIHPTCIPVHGDKQSKLTLMSESLRNDGRIWVPKKIEDAKALQAGTKKPNDIPDEDRDFYLERRYPAFGNLVPRDVASRAAKERCDAGFGVNNTGLAVFLDFKYAINRLGEDVVRARYGNLFDMYEEITDENPYKTPMMIFPAIHYTMGGIWVDYELMTSIPGLFAIGECNFSDHGANRLGASALMQGLADGYFVLPYTIQNYLADQIQVPRFSTDLPEFAAAEKEVKDKIKKIKAVNGKHSVDSIHKKLGHIMWDFVGMARTKESLQKALDGIQEVKKDFWTNVRIPGEVNELNVELEKALRLTDFIEIGMLMARDALNREESCGGHFREEYQTPEGEALRDDKNFSYVACWKYTGENSAPELIKEDLNYQFVKVQTRNYKS
- a CDS encoding helix-turn-helix transcriptional regulator produces the protein MIRNSYCKRFTDCSQCPKTAGDILTYRKFPKGQHFPADKCISNCMLFMIKGELLINSQEYPGTTLHDRQFILQAIGSKLELLALTDVEYIVYWFNELPQICESRYQEILDITEAPLTYSPMIMNYRLNNFMADLGEYLTEGPSCEPYIRLKTQELIFLLFSYYPLPQLNNFFFPIKSYTESFQYFIMQNYSKVKNVEEFAHLGGYSVTTFRRLFKNMYNVPVYEWILDKKREGILDDLQHTKQRITEISTRYGFDSLSHFAHFCKASFGDTPRALRMRVTQGKENGKK
- a CDS encoding phosphatase PAP2 family protein, with translation MKKFIIICVSMIYVIGAQAQNWDINTLHKINSLDGKFVRNYSKVFSRSAPYISVGIPVAMAIYAGIDKDKKLLQDAIYIGTSVAEAVVLTYGVKHLVDRERPYDRYPDRVHPYSTESSPSFPSSHTAAAFSLATSLSIKYPKWYVIAPSAFWACSVGFSRMNEGVHYPSDVFAGAVIGAGCAVVNVYVNRWLNGWLFGEKKKTVIAY